In a genomic window of Verrucomicrobiota bacterium:
- a CDS encoding winged helix-turn-helix domain-containing protein has translation MLRAMRPPAKIKPWLSLPQLTEWVCAASADANLLRKRLVVWLMALHPCHAHQVAALRGVSVVSVWRWISRYNRGGPQALRASRRGGRRRGHFESRAKEASTLAGLEPRALAGDLLTAGSICQVLEQAAGHTLSRRSVYELLARQDWRKLAPRPPHPRTTPEALEAYKKTSGPPGKPPQPSYA, from the coding sequence ATGCTTCGGGCGATGAGGCCGCCCGCCAAGATCAAGCCATGGTTGAGTCTGCCGCAGTTAACCGAGTGGGTCTGCGCCGCTTCGGCCGACGCCAACTTGTTGCGCAAGCGCCTGGTGGTGTGGCTGATGGCCCTCCACCCGTGTCACGCCCATCAAGTGGCCGCCCTACGGGGGGTCTCGGTCGTCAGCGTCTGGCGTTGGATCAGCCGTTATAACCGCGGCGGGCCGCAGGCGTTGCGGGCCTCGCGTCGCGGCGGGCGCCGTCGCGGCCACTTCGAGAGCCGAGCCAAGGAAGCCAGCACCTTAGCCGGCTTGGAGCCCCGGGCCTTAGCGGGCGATTTGCTCACGGCGGGTTCTATTTGCCAGGTGCTGGAGCAAGCCGCCGGCCACACCCTCTCCAGGCGCAGCGTCTACGAACTGCTGGCTCGACAGGACTGGCGCAAGTTGGCCCCGCGGCCGCCTCACCCGCGCACCACGCCCGAAGCCTTGGAGGCATATAAAAAAACTTCAGGGCCACCTGGCAAGCCGCCACAGCCAAGCTACGCCTGA